Below is a genomic region from Triticum dicoccoides isolate Atlit2015 ecotype Zavitan chromosome 5A, WEW_v2.0, whole genome shotgun sequence.
CAAGATCCAAATTCGAATTGGTTCCTGGTCCTGGTCAGAGACCACCGTGTTCGCGCCGGCGGTCCAACAAAGAGGCGAAGTAGTGGTGTCTTTCTTTCCATTACGAACGACACGCTTCGCCTGCTCCCTCCCCGTGTCCATTAGCGCTCCTGTCCAGAGTGAAGAGAAGGCAAAAAAGCGCCGTCGAAGTAGCATGAGCAGGCTTCTATTGCTACGCAACAATAGAGCAGGCGCGTCGCCCACAAAATGTTTGAATGATCGGGTAAAGAGCGAGCTTCTTATATGGGATCCGACGCATCCAGCAGAGCGAAGCAGCGTTCCATTCTTTTCGGTGGCATCCTTCCGCATTGGCGGCGAGTGGAGTGCCACAATCCCATTCATCATTTTTGATCTACATAACCCAAAGCCCATAGCACTAGCGACATCTCCGGCATAAATGCAAGGAGGATGTATAGCTGATATAGGATCTTGTGGAACTGGATTTGATTCTGCAAGCGGTTCGGTACGAACGAAGAATTTTCGAACAAAAGGATCGGAACTCGCTGATAGGAAAGGAGAGAAAAACAAAGCAATGCCAAGAGCTCCGTCAATCTGCTGTTCATTGATAGACGAAGCTCTCTCTTTTTCATCTCGTGCCAGATGTAACAAAAGATTAGTCCTTTTTCCTTCTCGCGAACCACGGGAGCGCCCAGCGCCCAGAAGAGCAAAGCTCATTTTGAAAAAAGGGTCAAGCGGCGCATTAAAAAGGGCTGGCCCGTTAAAAGGACGCTTACTTTGCGAGCGAAGTTCAGAATCAACAAGGGTTCTCCGAACAAAGGGAGTGTACAACTGGGGTGCAGCCCGACTTTTTTGTTGGAGAGATAGAATGGAGTTCTTCACAAAGTTCGAGACAAAGGAAAAAAATCAAAGTTTCTCTGTAGCCTCTTCGTTTTGAGACATTATGGCTTTGGGGTCGACCCCGGTAACAAAAAAGGAATCCATAAAAACTTGGGATCCAACACCATGATAAAATACTACCCTCATGATTAGACCATATCCCTGAGATATGATAAAAAAGGTGCATTAGCGGTTAATACGTTGTAATTAGATAAGTTATTTGGAATATGACGGAACGAAAGAccaaggaaaggaagaagaatgcACCAAAATGCAAGTGTTGCACCAAACGCTGGTGGTTGTTTCTTGTTGTAAGTGAATGCAACAAAAAGACCCGGAAATAACGAATAATGAGAAAATTCATTTATAGACATTTCGTGCTCATTTCCAAATTTATGCTTAGTTATTCCCATCATCCGGTAACCACAAGATGATTCCAATCTCCTTTTAGTAATAGATCTTTTTGATATGTCTCAGTCTCAGCGGCAAGGAAGAGAAAATGCATCGAGTCGTTTATCAAGAAAGTGGACGAGCATGGCGGTCCCTATATCTGTGAGGGCTGTACCACTTTTTTTCAAGTCAGCTTAAGAGGTTCAAAAGAGAAAGTCACTCTCCTTATTCTTGGCTAGTGGAATGGAAGCAAGACTCTTTCCTATCCACTTTGCCAAGGGGAGAGAACTAAAAGATAACTCAAGCTAGACAGAAAGGTGCAAAAGTCCACAGTTTCTTAAGGATCCTGGGCATGGCTTTTTCGAACTTAGTTGATTTCGCAAGAAGCAACTTGAAAAGCACAAAGACTACATCTAAACAAACCTTACGTCTTCGTTCGGCTCATTCTTGCTTATCTCACCCTATTTCCTTACTTTAGCTTAGAAGTAGGCATATGGGAAGTTACACAAAGATGACTTATCGGTTGGCCTAAGCTTAATCGATTCCATTCTTTCCAATATCATATACGCCTAGTGAAATGCATCtatctcctctcctccccttcttTCTTTTTATCCATTTTATATACCTAGTCGAAGACTACTTCAGATTATAGGGCGGGCTTTTCTACCCATTGACCGGGACCGATCACTGTGTTTGACCGCTCTTGGTATTCATACCTTGGACTTTTTCGCTAGGAGCTGATCCATTCTTTAAGAGCTCTATACATAAAGAGAAGGCGTATTCACTTAAAGGACTGTGAAATCTACCCTATGCCCCGAAAAGTCTAGGCACCTAAATAAAGTAAAGATGGGATCCCTGACCAATAGATTAAGCTATCCAATGAGTTAGGAACCTTTTTTATTCCCCCTTCTCTTCTCCGCTTTGCTCGAGGGAATACGACGAGCACTATCTCTAGCATTCAGGTGGTCCTATCATCTCTATTTCCTCCCGACATTTCCTTCTCTAGTCAGGGAAGCCATAATCAGTCAGTAAGAAGTATATCTATAGGGAGTTTCTAATAAGAGAACTGGATGTGCGAAACTTGTGTCAAGAGGGCTGTAGAAAGGAGAAAAAGCATAGTTCAAACTAGCCTCATCACAAAAAAAAGCCCATGATGAAATGTCTTCTTTGAGGTGGCACAAAGACGAAAGTAATTAGTTCAACAAGGCCGATGATAGAAGGGTTGGGCCTAATTAATTGTTGTGGTATAGAGATGAATGAGAGGATGGAGATAGCGGTAGTCCTCCCATTAACTACTTCATTTTCATTTATGAATTTCATAGTAATAGAAATCCATGTCCTACCGAGACAGAATTTAAAACTTGCTATCCTCTTGCCTAATAGGCAAAGATTGACCTCTGTAGAAAGACTGATTCATTCGGATTGATATGAGGACCCAACTCCGTTGCATTGCCAGAATCCATGTTCCATATTTGAAGCGGGTTGACCTCTGTGCTTCTCTCATGGTACAATCCTCTTCCTGCTGAGCCCCCTTTCTCCTCGGTCCACAGAGAAAAAAATGTAGGACTGGTGCCGACAGTTCATCACGGAAGAAAGAACTCACAGAGCCGGGATCGGTAACTAATAGTACTACTAACTAATACTAATATATAGAAATAGATATCTAGAAATATAAATGAACTAATATATAGATAATCGAAATTGAAAAGAACTGTCTTTTCTGTATACTTTCCCCGTTCTATTGTTATCGCGGGTCTTATGCAATCGATCGGATCATATAGATATCCCTTCAACACAACATAGGTCATCGAAAAGATCTCGGATGACTCACCAAAGCACGAAAGTCAGTTAGAAAATGGATTCCTATTTGAAGAGTGCCTAACCACATGGATAAGCTCACATTAACCCGTCAATTTTGGATCCAATTCGGGATTTTTCTTGGGAAGTTTCGGGAAGAAATTGGAATGGAATAATATAGATTCATACAGAGGAAAAGGTTATCTATTGATGCAAACGCTGTACCTAGAGGATAGGGATAGAGGAAGAGGGAAAAATCgaaatgaaataaataaagaataaaGCCAAAAAAATAAGTCGAAGATAGAAGAGCCCAGATTCCAAATGAAGAAATGGAAACTCAAAAAGGATCCTTCTGATTCTCAAAGAATGAGGGGCAAGGGGATTGATACCGAGAAAGATTTCTTCTTATTATAAGACGTGATTTGATTTGCATATGTTTGGTAAAAGAACAATCTTGTCCTTTAATCATATCATAAATGGAAAGTGTTCAATTAGAACATGAAAACGTGACTCAATTGGTCTTAGTTAGTCTTCAGGACGGAGTGGAAGAAGGACGGAGACTCTCGAACGAGGAAAAGGATCCCTTCGAAAGAATTGACCGAGGAGTCGTATGAGGTGAAAATCTCATGTACGGTTCTGTAAAGGGACAGTAAGGGTGACTTATCTATCGACTTTTCCACTATCAACCCCAAAAAACCCAACTCTGCCTTACGTAAAGTTGCCAGAGTATGATTAACCTCTGGATTTGAAATCACTACTTATATACCTGGTATTGGCCATAATTTATTTCCATTTCCAAGTAAGATGAGCGGAGACGAGTTTATCAGCACCGATACCCCCACGCATCATGGTCGGTTCCCTCGGGGGTAGAAACTTAGCTTGGAGAAAGATCCCGTTGATCTTCGGGCTGGCCCGTGCCTATTGAAAGTATGGTGTCTCATAAATGCTTTGTTAATGCCTCTTATTCGTAGGATCGTTCCAAAGCGCGGCTGAGTTGACGTTGATATACAGGAGCTGTATTGCTGGAAGAGTAAAAAGAAGGGTCTGGCGGACCCTTCTTTCCTCTGATTTACCCCTACTGCTTATTAGCCTGTCGTATATAACAGATAAGAAGCAAGACAGAGAATTGAATAAGTAAAAATAAAGTCGTGTGTACCCTTTACCGAAAAGCAAATATGACAGATAGGGTACGACATATTGCTTATTCCTGATTGATCTAGTTGACGACAGTTGCCTTGTTGGACCGATTGTGGATTGGAATAGAAGTTTCTTATATACAAATATTCGTGTTTACTGATTTCTCATACTGGGAATGGAACTTGATGTAACCCATTGGAAACTCTCTTTGAGACTCATTATCTGTTATATACGACAGGCTAATTAAGTCCTTCAATTTCAGAAAGGAGTCTTTCCTTACTTCCTTACACAAAACTGTTATGTTGTTATGCTGCTCGTGCAATCAAAACTTAGAATAGAAGAAAAAGAGTTCCCTCGGGACCCATCCTCTTCTCCTTTGCTTGTGTGACTATCATGAGAAGAATTCCATTCCAAGAAGTCAAATAACAAGAAAAAGAAACGAGGTCAAGATTCGTTGTTACCAGTACCGACGAAATGGAGAAAGTGTCCTCCGGGAACGCAATCTACTATATTCGTTGGTGAAGCCAAAGAAGAGGATATCCCCTTTTTTGACCCATTGGTCTTCAGACCAGACCCATACCATAGCTACAAACACTTTTGAGTCGGAGGAGACTggccagatcgccttcttgaggcTCTCTGGGCTTATCGGACGTCAATCTGTATAGCCACTGGTCCCCTTCTCCTTAGTCGTTGGCATGGACACCATTCTTCCCAGTTAACTCGACGATTCCTTCCCTGCGCGTTCTGCTCGACGATGATATGACTGATAATCAAAAGCGAGAGGCTCTGCTCTCGAAACTTGACCTCCTCGATTCGATCGATGGGGGAAAAAAAGGTTACGAGCGGCAGAGCACGCACAAGTCTATCAACGTCAACACAGCCACGCTTTGGACCGATCCTGCGAATAAGAGGCATTAACAAAGCATTTATGAGACACCATACTTTCAATAGGCAAGGGGCAAGGCGCGGACGACGAGAGGAGGCGCCGGGCGCGAGGTGGCAGCGAACGGCgatggcggggcggcggccggaggcgcggacggcggcggcacgctccggcgcggtggcggagctggagagaggaggaggccgggctCGCGCGGGCGCACGCGGgctgtggtggcggcgacggttggGCCCGCGGGGGGCGGCTCCGGGCTTCGGCGGGCCCGCGGTGGAGGCGCGGTGAGTGGGGCGGCCCGGGCGATGTGGCGCACCCCGATTGGACGAGGGCGATGGCGGGATTTGttcggccggaccggacgtgtccggcggcgcagggtggaagaaggctagggtttacCCGCGAAAATGGAGGGaacacctatttatagattctgggagttaggagagtccaaatgaggtgcggttttcggccatgcaatcgtgatcgaacggccgagaggagggAGGAGGTTTGGATGGGTTGTGGGCCACATTggaggggtgtttggctgcaacacacacgaggcctttacggttcctcggttaaccgttggagtatcaaacgaactccaaatggcacgaaacatgacaggtGGTCTATCGGTAGTGTACCAagtccacttggcaaatctcgtccGATccaagaacatttaacacccgcacatgaaaagaggcaaaagggggcgtcggaggacataggagtgtcggatcgcaaaacggacaatgggtaaaatgcttggatgcatgagacgaacacgtatgcaaatgagatgcacatgatgacatgatatgagatgcatgacatggacaaaatgcaaaacaaagacaaaacccaaccacgagggaatatcataacttagagctgaaaatggcaagagttggaatataaatatggcaagttacatacggggcgttacacataaccccaaaatgatagcggtaaatcaataagagatatcatagatcgcaccatatctaataaagtgcggttacgacgttcagacacaccattacgctgtggtgttccaggtggcgtgagttgcgaaactattccgcattgtttcaaatgaagaccaaactcataactcaaatattcacctccacgatcagaacgtagaaacttaattttcttgttactatgattttccacttcactctgaaattctttgaacttttcaactgtttcagacctatgtttcatcaagtagatatacccatatcagctcaaatcatctgtgaaggtcagagaataatgatacctgccgcgagcatcaacactcatcggaccgcatacatcagtatgtattatttccaataagtctgttgctcgctccattgttccagagaacgaagccttagcccatgaggcatggttcgcaagcatcaagtgattcataatcaagttattccaaaatcccatcagcatggagtttcttcatgcgctttacaccaatatgacctaaatggtagtgccacaaataagttgcactatcattattaaacttatatcttttggcttcaatactatgaatatgtgtatcactactatcgagattcaataaaaatagaccactcatcaagggtgcatgactataaaagatattactcatataaatagaacaactattattctctgatttaaatgaataattgtctcgcatcaaacaagatcttgatatagtgttcatgcttaacgctggcaccaaataacaattattcaggtctaaaactaatctcaaaggaagatgtagaggtagcgtgtcgaccgcgatcacgtcgactttggaatcatttcccacgcgcatcgtcaccttgtccttagccaatctatgcttaatccatagcccctatttaTATTAGCAACaggaccagtatcaaatacccaggcgctactgtgagcattagtaaggtacacatcaataacatgtgttggggatattattacataaaccggccaggagtggcGGGGATAACTATATGATGATTACTATTTGAAGCCCAGGAAGAcaaaggatgatggcgcttcacgaaggctcgaggcccaaaggcgggttaaggcctgtagacataaaccgacattatcgtgtaacttgtattgtaagataggaggaATAGAGACTGAGTTGGACACgttgatgatccggcctcgggactctataaaccgaCGGGCATCGACCTatctatataaagggacgacccgacggccgtttagggacgacagacaacaactcgagagccaggcaaagcggattcgctccctggtcatcaaaaccctagcaattccatcacaaatggagtaggcttttaccttcatcgtaaggggccgaaccagtataaaactctCGCGTCCtttgtctgctttaacccctttaagctaacccgtagcgatggatccacgactaagtccttccacaaggaaatctgccgtgacaaaccacgacagttggcgcccaccatggggctatcgcacgatggtttcgagttcttgaaggacaGCTtcaaaggactcaagggatacactatgggccggatgactaaaagtcgtcgcggcaagctttacatcgacgatGCAAGATGGAGTCtcgaggccggttcaattgaatacgggtaGCGGGTCCCCTTTGGGGGAATTCACGtcatcatcagcaagatcggcgaaccgggccctgagccagacatctgcgccaacatcatcgagacggctcagcatgcaagctCAGCCCAGGTTCAGCCCACCATAAAGCATGTCtttgtaggtgtcatccatggagcaaaATATGAGGATGGATCGGCATCTGGTACTGAAACCGTTGTCTGCtttgacgagagtcttcaaccggagagaccgaatcgatGTACCAGCTgtaggatggccggattagtgtaggttccgatggcaacagttttccggaccccctcgatctgccaaaccaggtcgcggtcttcatggccagtacacaaccagcacaacactcttctaccgccgcaacaatgatctccggttcagcaacaacAACTCTAGCAGGAGCAGGGGGTTCTGCACCGCCTCCGGCTTAGGTTTTGTCCGATCTGTTCGATGCTTTAGCAACATTGCTGGCAGCAGAGGTGGACGCGGCAAACCAGGATCAGCACAacacagagattgcaaaggtgaagggtcagataactcaggctaaagtggACCTGGCAGCAGAAAGCACCAGGATGGCTATAGAGCGGGCCGGATTGGAGGCTCAGGCGtaccggcttatgctggatcagagtgCGTCAGATGACGTCATGAGGACAAGATACAGGTCGCGCCTTCTGTCGGTCTTGGAGGCGAGGAATCTCTTTAACATGCCAGGAACGGGCACCAGCAACCAACCTGTGGTAAACTGGGCGGAGGCACCAGGGAGCGGGGCACTGGTTCAGCCTCGTGCGATGgatccgccgcctccgcctcgtcaGAACGACATTACGTCACGACACgtctcaacacctccgggtcattactctaacccattGGATAACATCGTTGCTGTCGCTTCAtgattggcagctctcccgattGATAGCGAGTCCCCAGTAGCAGTTGAGACACGACGGGCGAGGGAGCCCCTTCAGACACCTTTGACTCAGCAGCAGGCCTATTCATATAGCCGCGGAAGGATTCATTCTACTCCCCGCCCAaggtggagctacagcaggcatatcgatgaaccggccgtatcaagcagtgcGAGGAATCGTAATCCGCCCCATGGAAATAACCCGACGGGTGGCGGTGCAATGCCCAAGATGTAGTGGATCGCGCTAGGGCACGTCTGGAAGCCGAGTTAGCGGCACAGCACGAAGCTCCGGTTCGTCAGCTCATGCCGGTTCGTCAGTTCACTTCGGTTCGCCCAACAACATCGGTGGAACCAGGGGTTACCTCTAGTTCTTTGGGAGTGCCATGTCTTGTCCCAGCACTGCGCAATGTACGGTTACCcagggatttcaaaggcccgcgtaaGGTGctgaattacaccgccgatttgtcccttgagtcatgggtggagagttatgagatggcaatggagatgctggatgtggacgaagcggcatgtgccaaatactttaccatgatgttggagggaacagctcgcacgtggttgaaaaatctgccaaccaactctattggatcatggacCGAGTTAAGGGTCCGGTTTATCTagaacttcaaagatacgtgcaagcagtccatgtccattgtggatttagctgcctgtgtccaggaggaaggagaatcaaccacCCACTAGGTGCACTGGATTCCGGAGATTTagcattcatcagaccacatcaaTGCTGACACAACCGTtttaacattggaaggcaattgccggtttgcaCCTTTGAAGCTGAAATTGGGACGGCTCAAAAGCCATTctaatgacatgggaacgcttatgGAGGCTCTGGTAAAATAtgtcgactctgatagtaccaaggaccctgagtctgatgatgacaagacagggaagggaaagaagagcggcaacgcCAAGGGGCATCAGCCTAATCCGGCAggacatgggaacaatggtaaacgcaaggaagataatagcttggactttgtggctaacaccaacgcctAGGACAACAGTCAGCTGCGTAAGGGTAAACCACCCCAGCGGggtggagggtcaggccccaatctaGAGCGCATGTTAAATCAGCCTTGCTCAAAGCACGGATAAATGGAGAGACCTGCTACGCATCTTTGAaaagattgcttcattatgcgggagttcaaaacTTCAAATATTTTTCAATATGATAATggaccgcccggcggttcaggaggcggtttccatgggccgggttatggtggtggcagttccggttcagggttccagagcaaccaaaccggacatggaaatcagaacaaccagggcaaccagggaggttacaaccattagGGGAATCAACAGTAGCAGCAatcaggttatcagagcaatccaaaacaattgaatagtgggcagtatcatgtcttcaccactagcttatgtaagcacgatcagaagcttcataaaagagctgtgaactccgttgaaccggtgGTACCTCGTTATCTatgctggtctgaacaacccatcctgtggagtcgagaggatcatccaccccgggttgacaatccgggtcatctggctttagtggtggcaccccaGGTTGGGGGTATAAATTTACCAAGGTCCTTATAGATggaggaagtagtatcaatatcctttactatgaaacctttcatcacatggggttaacagataagaatcttaaaccgttgaATGTTGTGTTTCATGGGGTAGTGCCTGGTAAATCagcatacccagttggcaagatagctctagaagttgcttttggagacgatcatgattcaagatcagaggtgttgacttttgaagtggtgaaaataaaGAGTCCATACCATgccctatttggacggccggcttatgctaagttcatggcaaggccttgttatgtttatttgcagcttaagatgccgggtcataaggggaccatcacggtgcatgggagccggaagattgctttggaatgtgaagaaggtgatgcagcttatgctgagtcggtttgtgccacgcaggagctgaaattttacaaagacaatgttgatccaatagatatgacttctctgaaaaagcc
It encodes:
- the LOC119299303 gene encoding uncharacterized protein LOC119299303, coding for MQGGCIADIGSCGTGFDSASGSVRTKNFRTKGSELADRKGEKNKAMPRAPSICCSLIDEALSFSSRARCNKRLVLFPSREPRERPAPRRAKLILKKGIVPKRG